The following nucleotide sequence is from Spirochaetota bacterium.
TATAGCGTCACGTTGAACTATACCGTGGGCAGGACGCCCCGGGAAATCGGCACGCAGTATGGATGGGCGATCAGGAGATATATTCCGGATTATGAATTGATGCTCCGCTCATATCTGCATGAACTGATTGAAGCGACGAAGGAGATCGAGTCGTGGACCGTCACCTACGCCATGATAAAAACCCGGATTGATGCCATAAGACCGCAGCTCCCGCAGGCATACCGGGACGAGATCGAGGGCTTCGCCGAAACCCTCTCCGATGTAGGCTACGATGCGGACGACATCCTGGATCATACGTATTTAGCCTACACTATCAGCCTTCTTCCGGACGTCGTGAGGCCATTCGCCTGCAACGCCTTCGGTGTGGACGCGTCCCATTCGGCGACGGGCAAATCGATCCTGTACCGCACCCTAGAGTGGGAGGGCGGTTCGGCCAATCAGCTCAACAAGATGCATGCTATCGTCAAATATATCAACGGCTCGAAGACCTTTTACTCGATCGGCTACCTTGGCGTGATGTCGGTCGTCTCCGGCATCAACAGATCAAAGATCTACGCCGCAATTCTAGATTCCTCCACCCTCGCCCACTACGGCACTCCGGCCAACCCGCGCTCATACCTGTACGATCTCAGGAGCTGTCTCGAGACAATGACGAGCGTGGACGACATCGCCGATTACATGAGCAACAAGGACGGGCACTACACCGACAACGGCGGCATCTCGCCCTACGCGTACAACCATCTCATTTTTACAGGAGACGCGACTAAGGCGCTGGTAGTTGAGAATTTCGTCACGAATGACAACGTGTCCGGTTTTCCAAAGCACCAGGACGTACGGGCAAGCGCGGACCGCACCAGGCTCGGCATGCTGGCGAGCCTGAATTACGACTATTGGTACCATGCGAGCGGATCGGACGGCTACCTCCCCGTGGTGAACGGGTTTCTCAAAGACGTTGACCTTTCGCCAAACTACTATTTTGACAATATGATGATCATTCCCTATATATTTAATTTTGCGAGGATACTCGCAATCAAAACCCAGTTCATTGCAAAGGGCGGTCCGGGAGGGACGCCGTTCACTGTCGAGGACGTTAAGGACATCATCATCCAGTCCAACACAACGAAAAACCCGGCCACCGACGACTGGACCGATTGCACGGGACCCGGCAACTACATGTTCGGCGATGTGTACAATTCAGACACGCAGCAGATCATGATCTTCCAACCGGACGACGGCACCGGCGCTATGAAGCTCCAGGTCTATTTCGCGCCCTACATGGCGCCGCTTCCGAGCTGTGCGAATCTGAAAACCAGCTTCGAGGAGATAACGCTTACGCTGCCGTAGCTTTGTCAACGATTGAGAGGCAACATGAAACGCATATCGTATAATACTAAGTCTAGCTCTGGTATTCCCGGCAACGTGCGCCCGGCAGACCCGGATAGATATCAGCCAGGTTCAGGACGCCGCCATGTACTGCGAAGGTCTCGCCGGATTTGAGCTGAACGGCAAGTGGGGTTTTACGGACTGGGACCGGAAAGTAAATTTCAAGCACCATGTCCAGCGGTTTTCCTGTTGATATATTCCTTTTATGCTTCAGATAAGACCTATTGTGTCTCTTGTACCATTACCGATCTGGACAGAGTTTCCTATATAATGAACGAACTGCCTTTGACCGTATCCACATGCGGGGTCCCAGCGCCGGTCAAGCAAGACCTTCCTGGAGAAGTACACGCCGCTGGAAAAGGTGCAGTAGGAGGGGGGGCTTATGCAGGGGCTTCGCCCCTGCACCCCGGAAAATCCTGGAAATTAACTATCCAGGAATTTGCTTAAATTCCAGATCAAACCCTGGAGAGTAGGGCCAGGAGATGGCGTCGTTGGTATTACCCCGGTTTACATCTCCTGCCTCAACAATCCGTGCATGCGGTTTTCCCGCACACGGCTTACCGACAATCTTCATTCCGCAGCATTCAAGGTCAACATCCTGCTTCACCCGGCAGGTAAAATCTTTCGATGCCGCTGTAGTTGTAATACCTCTTGTTGAGATTCTCTCTCGACAACCGTCGACGATAGCCGCTACAGAGCAGATTCTCTAATGAAGTACATCAAAGGAAATCTGGTTGCTGGCCGTTCCTTCATAGTCGTAAACGATAAGAGGGCCGGACGTAGCGCCGCTCGGTACGGTAACAATGATAGAATTGTTTTTGAAGCTGGTGCATTGCGCCGGTGTGCCGTTAAATTTTACCTTTGCCTTCCTTCGCAGACAACCAAAGCCGCTCCCGCTGATGGTGACGGAATCGCCCACGGCCGCGCTCGTAGTGCTGCAACCGGAGATGGCCGGCCCGTTCGGTCCGTCCCCGAGGATGTAGTAACAGGTGCTCACGCAATGTTTTACCCATGCATAACTGACCCACAGGTACCCGTGCATAGGGCCGTTCCAGGCGTCTCCCCACATGTTCACCAGCAGGAACCCTCCCCGGTGGTCCGCGTCCGCTCCCGAGGGATTGATGTTATCGTCATAGCCGCACAGAACCGCAAAGTGATTTATATTGTAGGGTGCCAGGACCGGATCGTAGTACAACGAAGGCGGGTTCAACTGATTGTCCGGAAAATCGCCCGACTGGGTCCCGATCTCGACGCACAGCACATACCCGCTTGCCAGGCGGGCCTTGGCAGCCTCGATATCGTTTCCCGCATACGGAGGCATTGCCGCCCCGTTGTCCCATACGGCGACATAGTCCTGGACCTTAAACGCCATGGCCGCTTCTCTCTGGGCGTCGCTGGGGGCCTCAGGCCCATAGCCCTCCGGATTGAACGGGACCTCGGTCATATCAACACCCCCGTTGGTCGTCAGTGCGGCCTTCACGTTACCCTGATTTCCCCCGCCACCTATGAAAAACATGAACATGGCGCTCATCCAGTGTTCGGGTTTGGTGAGGTCCCAATCCAGCCGTTTAAAGTGTTTCACCCATTGAGTGAACAGGTAGTACCCGGCGGAGAAATTACCGCACATAGAGCTGCCCGGATAAAAGTCCATAGTCTGATTTTGAACCGGGGGAAGCTCCGATGACAGGTCAACCCGGCCGGGGGGCAGGCTTGCTCCCGGTCTGAGCGAAGCCGGCAGGTAGGCATCCACCGACGCTTCGGAAACATTCGGCATCTCATCGCCCAGGGTTGAGGCGACGGTTGGGGTCTTATGCCGCAGTATCAACCCCATCGAAAAAGATACCGATCCGACCGCCACCACGTTGTTCGTATCCGACGCGGACACGCCGTAATACCAGGAATTGTCATGATGGCCATAGGGTTTTGACCGCCAGGCCGTGCCGTCCCAGTGAAGCAGTGCCCCGTCGCCCCCCGCGGCCCAGACGTCGTTGGGGCCGATCGCGTATACCGCACGGAGGCTCTTCATGGTGCCGGAGTCCTGCATGCTCCAGGCGGACCCGTCCCATCTGACCACGGTGCCGTTGGCCCCCACGGCCCAAGCCTGACCGTCCTCCGTGGAAGAGACCGCATAGAGCGAGTTGTACGTCCCTGACTCAGAGGGGCACCAGACGGCTCCGTCGTACCGGAGGATCGTCCCCCCTTCGCCGACCGCCCATACGTTGCCGCTGTCCCGTGCCGTAACCCCGAACAACCACAGGGCGGTTCCCGAATCCTGCAGGTTCCAGTCCAGGCCGTTATATTTGAGAATGACGCCGTTTTCACCCACGGCCCACACCTGGTTCTCATCCAGGGCGGCAACCGCCATCAGTTTGGTATCTTCCAGCAGGTGGGATTCCTGGGTCGACCAATTGAGACCGTCCCATCGGAGGATCGTGCTTATTTTTCCCACGGCCCAGGCCCGGTCGGCATTCAATGCGCTCACGCCGTAAAGGTCGGTCGTCACACCCGAGGTCTGGGCGGCCCAATCCGCGCCGTTGTAATGCAGGATCGTCCCCGCGCTTCCCACCGCCCAGGTATTATCCGCGTCGCTTGAGGAAATAGCCCTGATTTCCTTTACAGACTGCGATTGAAGGGACGATACGCTGCCGTTGTAAAAATTAATTTTACCGTTCTGACCGACGGCCCAGATTTTGTCGCCATTGATACCCGCAGCGCTGTAAAACGTATCGCTTTTTGACGTTATCTTTGCCCACCCAGTGCCGTTGTAATGCAGTAATGAGGTAAAAAAGCTCAAGCTGGTGACCCATACATCCTGCGCGCCCAGCGCGCAGACGCTGGTCAGCGATTCGTCCGGATGGGGTGTCCCTCCAATCGTCGTAGCGTCAACCGGGCTCCAGTCGGTTCCGTTATAATGCAGTACCGTGCTCCTGAAGCCGACGGCCCAGGCGTCGGTCGCCGTGCGGGCCGAAATCCCGTGCAGATGGCATGTGCTGCCGGAATCCTGCGGGCTCCAGGACGTGCCGTTGAAAAAGAGGATCGTTCCGTTGTCCCCCACGGCCCACACGTGCGTCGCGTCCAGGGCGCTGACGCCGTTCAGGCGGTTCACGGTCCCTGAGACCTAGGGGGTCCAGGATGAGCCATTGTAGAAAAGGATGGTGCCGCCGAACCCGACCGCCCAGACATGGTTGGCATCGAGTGCTGACACGCCATAGAGCCACTGGGTGGTCCCCGATGCCTGGGCATGCCAGGCCGAGCCGTTATAATGCAGGATGGTCCCGTTGGCCCCTACAACCCACACGTTGTCGGCGCCCGCTGCCGCGATCGCGAAGAGGGCGTGGGGCAGTTCGGAGGCTTTCTGGCTCCAGGTGTTTCCGTCGAAGTGGACAATGACGCCGTCGGCGCCCCCCATAAAGGAGCCTCCCACCGCCCAAACATTGGTATCGCTCACGGCCGCGATGCCGAACAGATTATTCTTCTGCGGTAGCGGTGACTCGCAGGTCCATTGGTATTGCTTTTCAGGATGCAGCCAGAAAAGCATTAAGATGAGTTCTTTGAGACGGTTGTTGCCGCTGCTGCTGCATCTGGTGCATCCGGCGGAAGTTGCCATGAATACCATCACGACAAGAACGGACGCGAGAGACTTTGCAGTTTTGCGGGATGGATTAATATTTATGCAATTTTCGCGACGAATGGTGAGGTTTTCCCCTGGAATCGAAGTCATTGTTCCTGCTCCAAAGAAATTGATAGCTTCTCGGTGCTCAAGAAACTCTTGAACACCGCTCCCTGTTGACGCATACCGATTTTAATTTAAATAAGGAAATGGCTCAAGTCAAAAAAAAATACCATTCAGATGGAATTTTCTATTTTCCTGGATGAACTTTCGCCCATAAGGAGGTGGTCACGTTATGAAGGATTTATTGCGGATTATTTATCCCGTGCTTTCATGAATGATTTCAATACCGCGTTGATCGCCGTCTGGTATTCCCTGTAATGAGATTTATACCAGGCAATCACGTCCTGATCCAGACGGATACTGACCGATTTTTTCTTTTTAGGGAATTCTATCACTGCATTTTTCCAAAAATCCTTGTCCAGTTCAGGGATATCGGAATAATCGATCGTGCTATCCGGCGCGTCAGCCAGCTTTTTCAGGTTATCTATTCTTTTTTTTGATATTTTTACAGAATTCATGGTAGCTGCTCCTTTCCTTCTTATTCGCCCGCCGGGCGGATATAATCCGGATTTTTCCGCTCCGGTTGGTATGCACCACAACGATTACGATAATATCCCCTATGGCGCCGATGCTGATCCTTCTTTCCTCACCGTAATCATGCCTTTTATCAACCGCCGTTAATACAATACCGCTGAATATCAGGGATGCATCTTCAAACCGTATCCCATGCTTCACATAATTGCGCCTGCTTTTTCCGGCATCCCATTCGAAATCCATACTATAATATAATTATGTATATACATTTTGTCAATACATTTGCGGTTATATTTAAGGAATGCGAACCAGCCAACCTTCCCGGCACATATCATGGTGTGTTGAATTTTTTGTGTTGAAATTACTCCTAACATCTCCCGGACCGGTGAAGATAAAAACCATTGTATCACCCTGGGCGCTGACAGTAAAAGGACCTTTTTCGGGCCGGGTCCGCCACTACGAGTCGGGTCCCTGACAGGACATCCATGAATCCCGCCTCATTGTTATAACGGGGAACCACGTGGAGGTGGAGGTGCGGAATGCTTACGCCGCTGCTATGACCCTCCCATGGCGTTCATCCCGTTGTTGAGGTCACACCGGGCGGTGATGCTGATTCGTCTTTTTATCCCTGACTCCGTTCATCGTGCGACGGCCCCATGTGCCGGCATCGTCTTCCATGTATCGGCGGCGGGCCGAGGGGCCCTCGGTCCGGGAAGCAATGCCGGCATGGGCCGGTTGCGTCATACGAAATATCGCGGGATCAGATACACGACCTGTCGCAGGAGGTTCCACGCGAAGGATCTCCTGCTCTTCTTCCTGAGCGCGAAAAGCAGCAACAGGACGACAACACCCGTAACTATCAAGGCAATATTCATTTCAGATTCCTCCCTATTTCTCGTATTTTTCGATCAGGTCGGCCGCTATCATCGCGGACGCCGTGACGGTCGGGACCCCGCCGCCAGGATGCGTTGAAGCCCCGGTGAGGTAGAGGCCTCCGACGTGCCGCGATCTGGCAGAGGGCCGGAACATCATCGAATGCGGAAGGTCCTGCCGCAGCGCGTAGATCGCGCCCTCGGGCGAGCGCAGGCGCTTCTCGAAGTCGACCGGAGTGGAAAGCTCGGCCAGTACCACATGCTCCCTGAGGCCGGGGAGATAGGTTTCGGCGAGGTAATCGATAATGCTCTCCTTCAACCTCTCCCTGCTCGACTCCCATCCCGCTCCGTTCAGGCGGTAGACTCCCGGGGCAAGCGTGACCGCGATGATGTGGTGGCCCTTCGGCGCGAGCGAGGGGTCGGACTTCGTTGTCCAGCTCAGTATGCCGAACTGCTCCCTCGGGAAAGAGCCTTTCAGGTAGTGGTCGTTCCAATACGCGTTGACCCTGTCCATGGGCAGTGTCATCAGGGTGTGATGGTCCTCGAGCGGCGGCCGGTAATCGAGACAGAGATAAAGCATCGGCGTCGCCATGGAATAGGTGTAGCTCTTCAGGCCGACCTTCGCGAGCCACGGCAGGTGTTCCTCGCCCACCATCTCCAGGTACATCTTTTTCGCGTTGATGTTGGAAACGACGATGCCCGCGGTGATCTCGGTGCCATCCTCGAGAAGGACTCCTTTCACCCTTTTATTTTCGATCAGGATCTTCCTGACCGGGGCGTTGAGTTTGACCTTCATCCCCGACCGTTCACCGCATTTCTGGAAACCCTTCGGGATGCCGATCATGCCGCCCTTCGCGTAATATATGCCGCCGTGTTCGGCGTAGGGTATCATGGAGAAATGCCCGGGGAGGAGCGCTGGGGGCAGACCTGCGTAAAAGCTGTGGAAGGAAAGCGATTCGACGACCTTCTCATCCTTGAAATATTTTCTGATGATGCCCTCGTAACTGCCGAAAAACATGCTGTTGTATTTCAAGAGCGCCGGCGTCCGGGCGAAAAGCCTGACGACGTCCGCCAGGTTCGTCGCGGGGCTGACGAAGAATCCCTTGAGCGCCGCGTCGAGAAAGTACTGCATTTTCTTCGAATACCGCTCCCAGCCCTTTACGTCCCCCGGGGCTATTCTTCCGATCTCCCTCGCCGTGCCTTCCAGGGAGATGGGATAGCTGACCCTGGTGCCGTCGTGGAGGATCGCGGAAAAAACCGGGTCCACGGCCACCAGGTCCACCTCCTTCGCGAACGTCGTTCCCATCCTCTGGAAACACCAGTCGATCACCTGCGGGAATTCTATGATCGAGGCGCCCAGGTCAATTTTGTATCCCTGCTTCTCAAAGGTCGAACAGCATCCTCCGACACGCTCGCTCTGCTCCACGACAAGAACCCTGCGTCCATGGTGGGCCAGCAGGGCCCCCGCGCCCAACCCTCCGCAGCCCGCACCGATAACGATAACATCATAATCATTCATGGTCTGCTCCTTGCAGCGTAATGTATTTCCTTAACGGCGGTCCCGTTTAGGATCGGGTGAAAACCGGCCGTTATATTCCAATTATAATGGATGCGCCGCGGGCTGTAATTAACCCTGGTTAATGGGGCGGTTTTTTATCGGAAAATACCGAGACTCAGAGGAGCCTGTTTTTTTTGCGCATGCGCGAGAGGGCGACGTTGGTCACGCCGAGATACGAGGCTATGTGATACTGCGGGATCCTGTCGATGAGATCCGGGTGCTCACGGATCAGGCGGGTGTAACGGACCTCGAGCGGATCGAGGAGGAATTCCTTTTCCCTGAGCTCCATGTGGCAGATGAACGACATTGCGCTCAGGCGTCCCACCCGTTCCCAGCAGATGTGCCGCGCGTACATCTCTTCCATGGACGCCCTGGTTATGGCCAGCACCTCGGTGTCCTCCAGGGCCTGGATGAAGAATCCGCACGGCATGTCGAGAAAGAGCGAGCTGAACGAGCCGAAGAAGCCGTTGTCGGTCACGAAGTACTTGTTGAATTCCTTGCCGGAGTCGGTGATGTAGAAATATCGTACGAGGCCTTTTGACAGCGAGAACACCTTGTCGGATTTCTCGCCCGCCTTTACCAGGTATGAGTGTTTCGGGTAGGTCTCGGCGTGGAAGTGCGTTTTCGCGTATTCCCATTCGGCGTCGGGGATGGACACGGACTCCTGGAGTCTGTTCCGGAGCCTTCTCAGGCATATTTCCTTGTCGCTGGCCATTCGTGTAACCCGGTCCGTTCAGCCTCCCCTTGCTGGGGCCTTTTTAAAATTTGTGCGCCGCTAAAATCGCGGCTTTTCCGCCCCCAGGGGTAAAAGCAATTTTTTCCATTTCATAAAAATTATGAAACAGGGATACATCAGTCAACATTATTTTCTTTCCGATAGGGTAACGAAATTGGTGGCAGTAGTAAATCAGGGGGGCCATCCCGCTCGTCCGCCTCGAATAATCCCGATACCTTTTAATCTTACAAAGGAATCGGGATTGACTCATGCCTGCCTGTGCTGAATAGTCACAATAATATTATGATTAAACAGGCTTCTTTTTAAGCGGATATATTGCCTATATTATCGAATGTATCTTAAATACGACATTAGCCTGATTACGGTAAATATGGATAATAAACATTCATCAAAAAATAGTTCCTTGGGCTATCGAATATTTAAATACCTTCTTTCATCAATAGGTATATTGGTTATATTTTTTATTGCATTAATAGCATGGATTTACTTTGCGCAATTTTCCGGCCCAGGGCCAATGGAAATAAACGGTTTTCACCCCTTTCGTTCAGAAAAAGCAAAGACGCACTATTTTTCTTTTGAAAAAAAAATGGCGAAAAGATGGCCTATTAATTCAGAAGAAAGATTAGTGCATACTTCCTTTGGGAAGACATTTGTAAGAATTAGCGGTCCAACCAACGCGCCCCCTTTGGTTTTAATACCGGGAGGTGGAACCAATTCATTTATCTGGCATGCAAATATTAGAGCTTTATCGCAATATTACCGGACCTATGCGCTGGATAATATCTATGATTATGGCAGGAGTATTTATTTACAAGAATTAAAAAGTGGAAAGGATTATTCAGATTGGCTCAACGAGTTTTTCGATACTCTTGGTCTTGGCAATAGCATCGGATTAATAGGGTATTCTTATGGCGGTTGGGTCGCAAGTCAGTATGCACTCCATCACCCGGAAAGGCTTAATCATGTTGTACTTATTGCTCCAGTATATTTCATCTCACCATTGCCCGCTGAATATATACGTCGGATGCTCTTTACATTAATACCGGTTCGCCATTTCAAAGCGCGGATAATGTACTGGGCATGGGCTGATCTTGCACGAATGGGTGAATATGGACGTCAATTGGTCGAGGAAAGAATAGATTATTACCAACTATCTTTGAAAAGCTTCAAATTCAAACAGCCTGTTAATCCTGTTGTCCTGACGATTTCAGAACTGAAATCATTAAAAATGCCCGTTCTTTTTTTAGCCGGAAACCATGAGACTGCTTTCAATGCGGAGAATACCATCAATCAACTCAATAGAATTAATCCAATGATTAAAACTGTATTGCTTTCAAATACCGGTCATGATTTGATGTTTACACATACTGATGTTGTGAATAGTAAAATCATCAATTTTTTAAAAAATTGATAAACACAAAATCCCCCCGATCACATTTTTTATAAAAAATGCTTGCATTTATTTTGAAAGCAGCTTATTATGTCTCATTAGCTATATTTTGATACCTCCTTTTGATAATTTTTTAATCTATCCCCCCTTGGGGCACGGGGGGATTTTTTAACGCGGTAATCCAAAAAAATTCTTGGAACATGGACCGGCTCGAACGGGGAACTGATTGCATGGATGATATATTTTCAGAAGAGGCCAGGGACGAGGCCGACCTATTTGCCTATCGCGCTCCGGCCGCGGATGATGAACAGGACGGCATGTCCGGAGAGGACCTGGTCCGCGGTCTCCTCGAAAGCGGGTCCCCTGTCTTCAACATGAATTACCTTCTCCGCCTCGAGGCCTTTTCCCTCCAGCTTGCCTATTCCCACAACAAGATACTGTCATTGTCCAATTCGCGCACCCGGATCCTGGCCCACCAGGTGGAGAGCACCCACCGGGTCCTGAGCGCCCTGAACCAGCGCTTTCTCATCGCCGACGAGGTGGGCCTGGGCAAGACCATCGAGGCGGGCCTCATCATCAAGGAGCTCGAGTACCGGTACCGGTACCGGCGCATGCTCATCGTGTGCCCGGCCTCTCTCATGTGCCAGTGGCAGAGCGAGATGCAGAGCAAGTTCAACGACCGCTTCGTCATCATGGACCGGAGGGAGCTGAAGCGGACAAGCCGGGAACGGCGCGCCGGCAGCGCCTGGGAAGCCCACGACAAGATCATCTGCTCCCTCGACTTCGTCAAGAACCACCGCTATCTGAAAGAGCTGCAGAACGTTTCCTGGGACGCCGTTATCTTCGACGAGGCCCACCGCCTCCGGCGGGACTCGAAGCGCGCCACCCTCGCCTACGAGGCGGCCCAGGTCATCGCCGAGCGCACGAAGGCGCTCCTCCTCCTCACCGCCACGCCCTTCCGGGGAGTCCTGGAGGAGCTCTACTACCTGATCGCGCTCCTTGACCCGAACATCCTGGGCCCCTTCCAGTCCTACTACTACGACTACTGCATCGAGAACGCAGACCTTTCGACGCTCCGCGGGAAGATCGCGCCGGTGCTGATACGCCGCACCAAGCAGGAGGTGGGGGGCTTCACTCGGCGATGCGCCCGCACCGTCCGCTTCGAGCTCTACCCGGACGAGCGGGAGCTCTACGACGCCACCACCCTGTACGTGGCAGAGGAGTTCAACCGCGCCATGCAGAGCGAGAACCGAGCCGTGGGCTTCGTCATGACCATCTTCCAGAAGCTCCTCGACTCCTCCACCCACGCCCTGGGGTGCGCCCTGGAGCGCCGGATGCGCCGCCTCCGCGAGCTCGCCGACAAGGTGGAGCTGTCGCGCCGCCTGGACCGCGACGCCGCCCTGGGCGACCCGGACCTGATCGACTGCGCCGAGGAGGTGGACGACCTGGTCTGCATGACGTCGCGCACCACCGTGGCCGAGATGCGCCTGGAGGCCGACACCCTGGAGCGCCTGGTCGGGCTCTCGAGGGCGATCGCCATGAACAAGAAGGCGGAAAAGCTCGCGGACCTGATACGCTCCCTCAGGAAAAAGGGCTTCAAGAAGTTCCTCATCTTCACCCAGTTCAGGACGACCCAGGATTACCTGGCGGAATTCCTGAAGGCCTACGATGTAGAGCTGTTCCACGGCTCCCTGAGCCGGGACGAGAAGGAGCGCGCCATGGCGCGCTTCAGGGACGAGGCCCAGATCCTTATCTGCACCGAGGCGGGCGGCGAGGGGAGGAACATGCAGTTCTGCAACATCCTCATCAACTACGACCTGCCCTGGTCTCCCCTGAAGATCGAGCAGCGCATCGGCAGGCTTCACCGCTTCGGCCAGCCCGACGACGTGTACATCTATAACTTTTCCACGAAGAACACCGTGGCCGAGCGGGTGCTGGAGATACTGGAGCGGAAGCTCCGGCTCTTCGAGGAGTCGATCGGCGCGCCGGACGTGCTCCTGGGGCAGATCGAGGACGAGCTGAAGCTCGGGTCCCTCTTCATGGAGATGGCGGCGGGCCTGCGCAGCAGCGTCGCGGTGGACGACGAGGTGGAGCGGCGCCTGGAGTTGGCGCGGCGGGGATACGAGAAGATCTCCGAGCTCGCCGTGGCGGACCGCATCGATTTCAATTACGACGAGTATTACCGGGTCACCCTGAAGGACCGGAAATTCTCCAACGAGAGGATCGAGCGCTTCGTGAACCGCCTGCTGGAGGCCGATGAAACGGCGGCCGCCTCCCTCGCACGGGACCGGGATGGCCTCTACCGCGTCGCCCGCGACGGCGGGAACGGTTGGAACTCCGGCACCTTCGACAGCGCCCTGGCCCTCGACCGGGAGCAGCTGGAGTTTCTCGCCTTCGGCCATCCCGTCATCGATCGCCTGGTGGCCCGGTGCCAGGACCCGGCCTTCGGGGGCTTCACCGGCGTCCAGGCGGTGCGCTCCCCGGTCCCCTTCACCGGCATGGCCTTCTATTACCTGGTGACCTTCGCGTCGGTGGCGCGCACCAGGGAGATCATACCGGTCGTGGTGGCGCGGGACGGAGAAGTGCCGGCCCATGAGCTGGAGGCCATCGAGGCCGAGCTCTGCTTCCAGGAAAACACCGGCGCCGTTCCCGATCCCGAAGATGCCGCATTAGACGCGGCCGCTATCGACTATTATTTTGCCGGGGCCCGCGCCAGGATCGAGGAAAAGATCGGGGCGCGCAAGGCGATGATGAGCCAGAGCCTGGACGTGACCATCGACCCGGAGATCGAAAAGGTGAAGG
It contains:
- a CDS encoding alpha/beta hydrolase — encoded protein: MDNKHSSKNSSLGYRIFKYLLSSIGILVIFFIALIAWIYFAQFSGPGPMEINGFHPFRSEKAKTHYFSFEKKMAKRWPINSEERLVHTSFGKTFVRISGPTNAPPLVLIPGGGTNSFIWHANIRALSQYYRTYALDNIYDYGRSIYLQELKSGKDYSDWLNEFFDTLGLGNSIGLIGYSYGGWVASQYALHHPERLNHVVLIAPVYFISPLPAEYIRRMLFTLIPVRHFKARIMYWAWADLARMGEYGRQLVEERIDYYQLSLKSFKFKQPVNPVVLTISELKSLKMPVLFLAGNHETAFNAENTINQLNRINPMIKTVLLSNTGHDLMFTHTDVVNSKIINFLKN
- a CDS encoding BrnT family toxin, which encodes MDFEWDAGKSRRNYVKHGIRFEDASLIFSGIVLTAVDKRHDYGEERRISIGAIGDIIVIVVVHTNRSGKIRIISARRANKKERSSYHEFCKNIKKKNR
- a CDS encoding BrnA antitoxin family protein: MNSVKISKKRIDNLKKLADAPDSTIDYSDIPELDKDFWKNAVIEFPKKKKSVSIRLDQDVIAWYKSHYREYQTAINAVLKSFMKARDK
- the crtI gene encoding phytoene desaturase, which gives rise to MNDYDVIVIGAGCGGLGAGALLAHHGRRVLVVEQSERVGGCCSTFEKQGYKIDLGASIIEFPQVIDWCFQRMGTTFAKEVDLVAVDPVFSAILHDGTRVSYPISLEGTAREIGRIAPGDVKGWERYSKKMQYFLDAALKGFFVSPATNLADVVRLFARTPALLKYNSMFFGSYEGIIRKYFKDEKVVESLSFHSFYAGLPPALLPGHFSMIPYAEHGGIYYAKGGMIGIPKGFQKCGERSGMKVKLNAPVRKILIENKRVKGVLLEDGTEITAGIVVSNINAKKMYLEMVGEEHLPWLAKVGLKSYTYSMATPMLYLCLDYRPPLEDHHTLMTLPMDRVNAYWNDHYLKGSFPREQFGILSWTTKSDPSLAPKGHHIIAVTLAPGVYRLNGAGWESSRERLKESIIDYLAETYLPGLREHVVLAELSTPVDFEKRLRSPEGAIYALRQDLPHSMMFRPSARSRHVGGLYLTGASTHPGGGVPTVTASAMIAADLIEKYEK
- a CDS encoding Crp/Fnr family transcriptional regulator, which encodes MASDKEICLRRLRNRLQESVSIPDAEWEYAKTHFHAETYPKHSYLVKAGEKSDKVFSLSKGLVRYFYITDSGKEFNKYFVTDNGFFGSFSSLFLDMPCGFFIQALEDTEVLAITRASMEEMYARHICWERVGRLSAMSFICHMELREKEFLLDPLEVRYTRLIREHPDLIDRIPQYHIASYLGVTNVALSRMRKKNRLL
- a CDS encoding IPT/TIG domain-containing protein gives rise to the protein MNRLNGVSALDATHVWAVGDNGTILFFNGTSWSPQDSGSTCHLHGISARTATDAWAVGFRSTVLHYNGTDWSPVDATTIGGTPHPDESLTSVCALGAQDVWVTSLSFFTSLLHYNGTGWAKITSKSDTFYSAAGINGDKIWAVGQNGKINFYNGSVSSLQSQSVKEIRAISSSDADNTWAVGSAGTILHYNGADWAAQTSGVTTDLYGVSALNADRAWAVGKISTILRWDGLNWSTQESHLLEDTKLMAVAALDENQVWAVGENGVILKYNGLDWNLQDSGTALWLFGVTARDSGNVWAVGEGGTILRYDGAVWCPSESGTYNSLYAVSSTEDGQAWAVGANGTVVRWDGSAWSMQDSGTMKSLRAVYAIGPNDVWAAGGDGALLHWDGTAWRSKPYGHHDNSWYYGVSASDTNNVVAVGSVSFSMGLILRHKTPTVASTLGDEMPNVSEASVDAYLPASLRPGASLPPGRVDLSSELPPVQNQTMDFYPGSSMCGNFSAGYYLFTQWVKHFKRLDWDLTKPEHWMSAMFMFFIGGGGNQGNVKAALTTNGGVDMTEVPFNPEGYGPEAPSDAQREAAMAFKVQDYVAVWDNGAAMPPYAGNDIEAAKARLASGYVLCVEIGTQSGDFPDNQLNPPSLYYDPVLAPYNINHFAVLCGYDDNINPSGADADHRGGFLLVNMWGDAWNGPMHGYLWVSYAWVKHCVSTCYYILGDGPNGPAISGCSTTSAAVGDSVTISGSGFGCLRRKAKVKFNGTPAQCTSFKNNSIIVTVPSGATSGPLIVYDYEGTASNQISFDVLH